A part of Streptomyces sp. DSM 40750 genomic DNA contains:
- a CDS encoding carbohydrate ABC transporter permease, with protein MTTMPTGTIAGQGSKERDAAGPQPAARRNSAPRRTARGRQTRAAWTLAAPFLALFLAFMLLPVVWSMLMSLTDTKSADLRTPLSVSFTGFDNYVRLFQDPQFFTALQNTAVFVLVGLPLTLAAGLAAAVALDRGIRRFRAVFRVGFYLPVITSVVAVAVVWKTLLEPHTGLVNTVLGWFGIDGPAWLADTRFALPVMIIMAVWRNLGTVMIIMLAGLQSVPQSLMEAAELDGAGAWQRFWRVTFPLLRPALLLTAVTTGIGYLQFFDEPFVMTDGGPLDSTLSATLYAYKQFGNGNYDMASAAGYVVFALIIALTVLQFRVLRDKD; from the coding sequence ATGACAACCATGCCCACAGGCACCATCGCCGGGCAGGGCAGCAAGGAACGCGACGCCGCCGGCCCGCAGCCGGCGGCCCGCCGCAACTCCGCGCCACGGCGCACCGCGCGCGGCCGCCAGACCCGCGCCGCGTGGACCCTCGCCGCCCCGTTCCTCGCCCTGTTCCTCGCCTTCATGCTGCTGCCGGTCGTCTGGTCGATGCTGATGAGCCTGACCGACACCAAGAGCGCCGACCTGCGCACCCCGCTGAGCGTGTCGTTCACCGGCTTCGACAACTACGTACGGCTCTTCCAGGACCCGCAGTTCTTCACGGCCCTGCAGAACACCGCCGTGTTCGTCCTGGTCGGCCTGCCCCTGACCCTGGCCGCCGGGCTCGCCGCGGCGGTCGCCCTCGACCGCGGCATCCGCCGCTTCCGCGCCGTCTTCCGGGTCGGCTTCTACCTGCCGGTGATCACCAGCGTCGTGGCCGTCGCCGTGGTCTGGAAGACCCTGCTCGAACCCCACACGGGCCTGGTGAACACCGTCCTGGGCTGGTTCGGGATAGACGGGCCGGCCTGGCTGGCCGACACCCGCTTCGCCCTGCCCGTCATGATCATCATGGCCGTGTGGCGCAACCTCGGCACCGTCATGATCATCATGCTCGCCGGACTGCAGTCCGTCCCCCAGTCCCTGATGGAAGCGGCCGAACTCGACGGCGCCGGAGCCTGGCAGCGGTTCTGGCGCGTCACCTTCCCCCTCCTGCGCCCCGCCCTGCTGCTCACCGCCGTCACCACCGGCATCGGCTACCTGCAGTTCTTCGACGAACCGTTCGTCATGACCGACGGCGGACCGCTGGACTCCACCCTGTCGGCCACGCTGTACGCCTACAAACAGTTCGGCAACGGCAACTACGACATGGCATCGGCGGCCGGCTACGTCGTCTTCGCCCTGATCATCGCTCTCACCGTGCTGCAGTTCCGCGTGCTGCGGGACAAGGACTGA
- a CDS encoding discoidin domain-containing protein, translated as MRTIARQRRRTALAAAATLLATLPVLPAAAPASADAAPGKASVWLTDLSTDTHLAKQPSVTWKTGPAPSGSTITVDTTRAYQPMTGFGASFTDSSAWLVGTKLDRTQRAALMRDLFSRRDGIGLNVLRQPMGATDFTVSGNYSYDDLPAGRTDPELTHFTVDHDRAYTIPLLKQARALNPQLAVMATPWSPPGWMKTGDSMIGGRLKADAYQPYADYFAKFLKAYAAAGVPVRYVTPQNEPLHEPSTYPGMYLPADQQKTFITDHLGPTLRKQGLSTGILGYDHNWDVTSYPESLYADPATARNVAGTAWHCYAGAEFVLNQTAVHNDYPNKSAFQTECSGGNWESDAFAGVMDNVINGPRNWARSIVRWNIALDADGGPRNNGCQGCRPVVTVSQNADGTWSYTPTADYWGLAQASKFVRPGAHRVASSTLGKGSVEDVAFTNPDGSTALVTHNSGTTDRTFTVRWGQRHFTYTLAAGAAATFTWTGTQSGSTAPAAIGSVDIPFRNPDGSQALITYDSRLVAQQPQVRVGDQWLGYSLPTGASLTPSTGEAPLSREGWQASASASSSDDPPTRAIDGDAATRWSSGHGMRSGDWFQVDLGSTRTFDQLVLDTSASSGDFARQYEVYVSDDGTSWGEPIATGPGSTVTRVLLPSTTARYIRVVNKSDSGSWWSIHDVSVFAAEGNATSNPEATTGVQRKNAQLPDGTHLSVTYNSGSRTATFDVPWGDTTYRYRLPAGATATFTTQPS; from the coding sequence ATGAGAACCATCGCCCGGCAACGGCGCCGGACCGCCCTGGCAGCCGCCGCGACCCTGCTCGCCACGCTCCCCGTCCTACCGGCAGCCGCCCCCGCCTCGGCCGACGCCGCACCCGGCAAGGCGTCGGTCTGGCTCACCGACCTGTCCACCGACACCCACCTGGCCAAGCAGCCCTCCGTGACCTGGAAGACGGGACCGGCACCGTCCGGCTCGACCATCACCGTGGACACCACCCGCGCGTACCAGCCGATGACCGGCTTCGGTGCCTCGTTCACCGACTCCTCCGCCTGGCTGGTCGGCACCAAGCTCGACAGGACACAGCGCGCCGCGCTGATGCGCGACCTCTTCAGCCGCCGCGACGGCATCGGCCTGAACGTCCTGCGCCAGCCCATGGGCGCCACCGACTTCACCGTGAGCGGCAACTACTCCTACGACGACCTGCCCGCCGGCCGGACCGACCCCGAGCTGACGCACTTCACCGTCGACCACGACCGCGCGTACACCATCCCCCTGCTGAAGCAGGCCCGCGCGCTCAACCCGCAGCTGGCCGTCATGGCCACCCCCTGGAGCCCGCCGGGCTGGATGAAGACCGGCGACTCGATGATCGGCGGCCGGCTGAAGGCGGACGCCTACCAGCCCTACGCCGACTACTTCGCGAAGTTCCTCAAGGCGTACGCGGCGGCCGGTGTCCCGGTCCGCTACGTCACCCCGCAGAACGAGCCGCTGCACGAACCGTCGACCTACCCGGGCATGTACCTGCCCGCCGACCAGCAGAAGACCTTCATCACCGACCACCTCGGCCCGACCCTGAGGAAGCAGGGCCTGTCCACCGGCATCCTGGGCTACGACCACAACTGGGACGTCACCAGCTACCCCGAGTCGCTGTACGCCGACCCGGCCACGGCCCGGAACGTCGCCGGTACGGCCTGGCACTGCTACGCCGGCGCCGAGTTCGTCCTGAACCAGACCGCCGTCCACAACGACTACCCCAACAAGTCGGCCTTCCAGACCGAGTGCTCCGGCGGCAACTGGGAGAGCGACGCCTTCGCCGGCGTGATGGACAACGTCATCAACGGCCCCCGGAACTGGGCCCGGAGCATCGTCCGCTGGAACATCGCCCTGGACGCCGACGGCGGCCCCAGGAACAACGGATGCCAAGGCTGCCGCCCGGTGGTGACCGTCTCCCAGAACGCCGACGGCACATGGTCGTACACCCCGACGGCCGACTACTGGGGTCTCGCCCAGGCCAGCAAGTTCGTCCGGCCCGGCGCCCACCGGGTCGCCTCCAGCACGCTCGGCAAGGGCAGCGTCGAGGACGTCGCCTTCACCAACCCCGACGGCTCCACCGCCCTGGTCACCCACAACTCCGGCACCACCGACCGCACCTTCACCGTCCGCTGGGGCCAGCGCCACTTCACCTACACCCTGGCGGCGGGAGCGGCCGCGACCTTCACCTGGACCGGCACCCAGAGCGGCAGCACCGCCCCGGCCGCCATCGGCTCCGTCGACATCCCCTTCCGCAACCCCGACGGCAGCCAGGCCCTGATCACCTACGACAGCAGGCTCGTCGCCCAGCAGCCCCAGGTCCGCGTCGGCGACCAGTGGCTCGGCTACTCCCTCCCCACCGGCGCCTCCCTCACCCCGTCCACGGGTGAAGCGCCCCTGTCCCGCGAGGGCTGGCAGGCATCGGCCTCCGCGAGCAGCTCGGACGACCCGCCCACCAGGGCCATCGACGGCGACGCCGCCACCCGCTGGAGCTCCGGTCACGGCATGCGGTCCGGCGACTGGTTCCAGGTCGACCTCGGCTCGACCCGGACCTTCGACCAGCTCGTCCTGGACACGAGCGCGTCGTCCGGTGACTTCGCCCGCCAGTACGAGGTGTACGTCTCCGACGACGGCACGAGCTGGGGCGAGCCGATCGCGACCGGGCCGGGCAGCACCGTGACCCGGGTCCTGCTGCCCTCCACCACCGCCCGCTACATCCGCGTGGTCAACAAGTCCGACTCCGGCAGCTGGTGGTCCATCCACGACGTCTCCGTTTTCGCCGCCGAGGGCAACGCAACCTCGAACCCCGAGGCGACCACGGGCGTTCAGCGCAAGAACGCTCAACTGCCCGACGGCACCCACCTGTCGGTGACGTACAACTCCGGCAGCCGCACGGCCACGTTCGACGTCCCGTGGGGCGATACGACATACCGCTACCGACTGCCCGCCGGCGCCACCGCGACCTTCACCACGCAGCCCTCCTGA
- a CDS encoding carbohydrate ABC transporter permease — MTTPVTSAPTPSSAVDTVLRRRRIRREWGRPWLYLPLTGLLLLMVTPFLWMLSGSLKPEADIRKIPPDLIPTRPTLANYRELLGTLDFTSMFANSVLVALAVTAGNLLFCSMLGYALAKLEFRGQRAVFTLVIATLMVPGLVTFVPLYVLVSNMRLTGSLLGLILPFLATPFGVFLMRQFISTLPDELIDAARVDGCSELAIFWKIILPLTRPALATLGIITFLGSWNNFLWPLVVAQNESQYTLPVGLALASSGQDFTRFGILLAGAVVVLLPVTVVFLLFQRHFVAGIATTGLK, encoded by the coding sequence ATGACCACCCCAGTCACCTCCGCCCCCACGCCGTCCTCGGCCGTTGACACGGTCCTGCGGCGCCGCCGCATCCGCCGGGAGTGGGGCCGGCCCTGGCTCTACCTGCCGCTCACCGGCCTGCTGCTGCTCATGGTCACGCCGTTCCTGTGGATGCTGTCCGGGTCGCTCAAGCCCGAGGCCGACATCCGCAAGATCCCGCCGGACCTGATCCCCACCCGCCCCACGCTCGCCAACTACCGGGAACTGCTCGGCACGTTGGACTTCACGAGCATGTTCGCCAACTCCGTGCTCGTGGCCCTCGCCGTCACCGCCGGGAACCTGCTCTTCTGCTCCATGCTCGGATACGCCCTGGCCAAGCTGGAGTTCCGCGGACAGCGCGCCGTGTTCACCCTGGTCATCGCGACCCTCATGGTCCCCGGCCTGGTCACCTTCGTACCGCTGTACGTGCTGGTGTCCAACATGCGGCTGACCGGCTCCCTGCTCGGGCTGATCCTGCCGTTCCTGGCCACCCCGTTCGGGGTGTTCCTGATGCGGCAGTTCATCTCCACCCTGCCCGACGAACTCATCGACGCCGCCCGCGTCGACGGCTGCAGCGAACTGGCCATCTTCTGGAAGATCATCCTGCCGCTGACCCGACCGGCCCTCGCCACCCTCGGGATCATCACCTTCCTCGGCTCCTGGAACAACTTCCTGTGGCCCCTGGTCGTGGCCCAGAACGAGAGCCAGTACACCCTCCCCGTAGGCCTCGCCCTGGCCAGCAGCGGACAGGACTTCACCCGCTTCGGCATCCTCCTCGCCGGCGCCGTCGTCGTCCTGCTCCCCGTGACCGTCGTCTTCCTCCTCTTCCAGCGCCACTTCGTCGCCGGCATCGCCACCACCGGCCTGAAGTGA